GGAAGCGATGAAGACTAAGCTGACTGGAGACGGCTACAACCCGATCGTGAAGAGGTAGTTGTTACGGGCTAGACCGCGACTTTTTCTCGACGTTCTTGGTCGAATTGCGGTAGCAGAACAGAAAAGACTGTGCCGGAGTCGATACAGCCACTTCGGCTCCACACTTTTATTTTTCCGCCGTGCTTTTCGACGATGCCTCGGCTGATCCAAAGCCCTAGGCCGTTTCCACTGCTCCCTTTCGTGGTATAGAAAGGCTCGAAAAGCTTCAACCGGGATGCAGAGCTCATTCCTGAGCCGTTATCGCCGACGCTAACACGAATTCGACTTGCAGCCCCATTGCGTGACGGATCTTTACTCACGCGAATTCGCAAGATTCCCCGTGGGCGCATCGCATCCACGGCATTGAGCACCAGGTTCGCGAAGACCTGCCGCAGCTCTGATTCATACCCAAAGAGCAAGTCCTCGGTCTGGTACTCCCGCCTTATCTCGATGTCTTTTTCACAAAGGCGGTGCCGGTTGATCTCCAGCACATCGTCCAGCAACTTGCGCATGTGCACGTCTGAGGGTTTGCCTGTATCGCGATAGAAACCGAGAGTCTGCTTTGTGATTGCACTGGCTCGCCCTATTTCCTGCAGAAGTAACTTGGCGTACCTTTGTGCCGTTTCATTCAGGGTCGCATCCACTGTCAACAGGTACGCCAGGTTCGTGACCGCCTCCAACGGATTGTTGATCTCGTGGGCGATTGCCGCCGCCATTCTTCCAGTTGCCGCAAGTTTTTCGGAATCGATCAGGGCCTGCTGCATCCTTTTCCGATCGGAAATATCTCTGGCAATTTTCGATGCCCCGATGACCCGGCCGTTCAGGTCTTTCATCGGCGATACCGTCAACGAGACGTCCAGCAGCCGACCGCTCCTGTGCAGCCGCTTAGTCTCGTAGTGCTCGATATGCCTTCCGTTCCTCAATTGCTGGAGGATCTCCACTTCTTCGTCGTGGAGGAATTCGGGAATAAGCGCCAGGATTGACTTGCCGATGATTTCCTCTGGCTGCCAGCCAAACATCCGAGTGGCTGCCGGATTCCAGCTTCTCACGATTCCATTAAGGTCCTTGCTGATGATGGCGTCCTCGGAAGAGTCCACAATGGCCGCCAGTCGGAGCCGAATTTCGTCGCTCCGCTTCCGCTCGGTGATGTCTCGGGCAATCTTCGAGGCTCCGACAATCCTGCCGTCGGCCATCTTCAAAGGGGAAATCGTCAGCGAGAAATCACGGCGGGTTCCATCTTTCCGGATTCGAACCGTTTCATAGTGCTCAATGCGCTCACCGTTCCGCAGCTTACGGAGAATCTCGGCTTCCTCGTGGTGCAGTTCAGGAGGAATGATGGTTAGGATCGACCGGCCGATCATTTCGTCGGGTTCCCAACCGAACAGACGAGTTGCGGCGCGATTCCAGCTTCTCACGATGCCGTTAAGGTCCTTGCTGATGATCGCATCGTCGGAAGACTCCACGATCGCCGCCAGCCTTAGGCTTACTTCGTCCGCTCCGCTCAATTCAGGGAATCTGATTTCGTCTGGACTTTGTGCTTTTCCAGCCACTTCACCCACTCGAGAGACCCTCTCTATTGACGATATCCATGAATTGCCAAGAGGTGTATTTCCAGGAATATAGGGATGCCTATATTTTGCTTGCCAGTAAAATACGCGCTTTGGATGAAGATGCAGCTGAGCTGCCGGACGGTTGCTTCCCCCAACCTCTCACCCCACCCCTTGCGCCGAAACATAATAACCGATCCCTCGCCATATGATTACTGGAAGGATTCCGTCACATTGCCATTCCACTGCATAACATGGAAAATCTTAGCCATTGAGCTCACGTTCTAGCTGCGGAGAGGCATCTTCATGGCGCGCCTGAAAGTGGTGGCGCATCGAAAAACCGGCCACCTCGTCAAAGGGTACACAGAGTTACCCTGGGCCCTCGACCAGGTCGGAAACCCCGCCATTGTCGACTTTAAAGCGCCCACACAACTTAGCATCCATCCTGTCACGGCCGCCCGGGCAGTTGTCGTTTCGCTCGACTCACTCAAAGCCATCTTTTTCGTCAAGAACTTCGACGGCAATCCCTCCTATGCCGAAACGAAATTCTTTAATCCCGAACCGCAAATCGAGGGCCTTTGGGTCCACGTTACGTTTCAAGATGGCGAGGTCACCGAAGGTATCGTCCACAATGGCTTGAGCCTATTGAACGATTCTGGATTCCTGATGAAGCCTCCCGACCCACAAAGCAATAATCAGGCAGTCTATGTGCTCAAATCGGCCATATCCGCGTTCCGCGTTGTAGGCGTGCGGGCGAAATTCTGATTCCTATCCCCTGAACTTCCCTTTTTGTTCGGCTCTACTGTATAACCACTAGTTCCGTTTCAGGAGGGCTTCTTGAACCATCGCCGTTCATGGCTGGTCTTAATACTCATTCTCGTCCTGACCCTAACGGCATCGGCCCAATCTGTTCCTTCGGACCTCGATAGCTGGGTCGATCGTACGATGAAGACCTTCGCCGTGCCGGGTGTCGCAGTAGCCGTAGTCAAAGACGGCAAAGTACTGGTCGCGAAGGGGTACGGTGTGCGGGAGCTGGGAAAGCCCGCACGGGTTGACGAGCACACCCTCTTCGGCATCGCGTCCAACACCAAGGCTTTCACCAGCGCCGCTCTGGCCATGCTCGTAGACGAAGACAAGCTCGCCTGGAATGACCCCGTCACCCTGCATTTGCCATGGTTCGCGATCGACGATCCATACATCACCCACGAACTGACCGTCCGCGACACTCTTAGCCATCGCAGTGGCCTTGGGCTCGGTGCCGGCGACCTGATGTTCTTCCCGCCCTCAACGCTTAGCCGCGACGAGATCCTGCGTCACGCCCGTTACCTGAAACCAGCTTCCAGCCTGCGCAGCAAGTACGCCTACAACAACCTTATGTTTCTCGCTGCCGGGCAGATCATTCCCGTGATTGCAGGCAAAAGTTGGGATGAGTTCATCAAGGATCGTATCTTCCAGCCCCTTGGCATGACCGACTCCGTAACCGATACGAAATCGGCAATCACAAGTTCGAACCACGTTGTCGCCCATTCGAAAGTCGACGGCAAAATCACCCCGGTCGGCTGGCAAGGGATGGATAATGCCGGACCAGCTGGTTCTATCGCGTCGAGCGTCACCGATCTTTCCAAATGGGTGATGCTCCAACTGAACCGCGGCACCACTGCCGACGGTAAGAAATTGTTCAGCGAGAAACGCTCTGCTGAAATGTGGACGCCCACCACCATTGTGCCAATCAGCAAGCAGCCGAAGGTCTTAGCAGCCGCTACGCCGAACTTCATGAATTACGGCATGGGCTGGTTTCTTCGCGACTATCACGGACGCAAACTCGTCTATCACACCGGCGGCTTAGTCGGTCAGGTTTCGAAGGTCCTGCTCGTTCCCGAGGAAAACCTGGGCATAATCGTTCTCACTAATCAGGAACAAGGCGGCGCCTTCGAGAGCATCGTTTATCACCTGCTTGATCACTATCTCAATCTCCCGAAAACCGACTGGATCGCAGCGTTTCGTGAGGCCACTGACATCAAGGAAAAAGAGGCGGCAGAAACCGAGCAGAAAGCTCGCGAGGCACGTGCGGCCAAGTCGCGCCCCTCTTTGCCATTGGATCAGTATTCAGGCGATTACAAGGACGCATGGTACGGTCTCATCTCCATTCGTCCGCAGGAGTACGGACTTGTAATGAAGTTCGAGAACACACCCGGCATGATCGGCGACCTCGAACATTGGCAATATGATTCGTTCATTGTGAAGTGGCGCGATCGTACCATCCCGGATGCGTATCTCTGGTTCGCGCTGAAACACGATGGCAGCATCGAGAGCGCGAAGATGGCGCCGGTATCGCCCCTGGCAGACTTCAGTTTCGATTTCCAGGATCTGTTGCTAGTCCCGTTGCCGAAACTGAATGTGAGCATAACCATGGTTCCCAAATGAGCGACGATCCAGCTAGCACTTGAACCAATTACAATAGTTGGAACCACTTCTCGAGGATACCGATGACTGCCAGTAACGTTCGTGCCGAGATCGCTCGGACTCAAATTCCGCAGGTACCACTCACGATAGAGGGCTCGAGCGTCCTCCATCAGATGATGCGCTTCCGGTGGTCCGAATGGCGCAAGTTGTCGGCGTCCGAACGTCAGCAGATCACGGCCGAAGCCGCTCCTGTTTTTGAGGAACTCGAAAAGCAGCAGTCCGCCGTCTATTCAATGCTGGGTCACAAAGGCGATTTCCTCTTCTTGCATTTCCGAAATTCATTCGATGAACTGAACCAGGTTGAACTTCGGCTCGCTAAGCTTCGCCTGTGGGACTTCCTCGAATCCCAAACCTCATACGTCTCGATGGTCGAACTTGGACTTTACGACTCCAGCGTGAAGATCTATGAAGCCCTGCTGGCTCGTGGGGTCGAACCCAACACCGACGAGTGGACCAAGGAGATACAGGAGACCCTCAACCGTCAACGTGACGCCATGAGGCCGCGCCTCTACCCAGAAATCCCGCCTGCCAGATATCTCTGCTTTTATCCCATGGACCGGAAACGCGGTGAGGCGAAGAACTGGTACACCCTGCCTATCGAGGAACGCCAACGCCAGATGCACGAACATGGGATGGTCGGCCGACGGTATGCCGGAGAAGTCCGCCAGATCATTACTGGCTCTATCGGCTTCGACGACTGGGAGTGGGGCGTGGATCTTTTCGCGGATGACCCCCTCGTCTTTAAGAAGCTTATCTACGAGATGCGCTTTGACGAGGTCAGTGCCATTTACGCGGCGTTCGGCTCGTTCTTTGTGGGCGTACGCTGCCCGGCGAAGGATTTGTCCCGGATGCTGGATGGAGAACTTCCACCACGCCAGTAATCGCCGTTTACTCGTTTTTCGTAGTCTGACACCCTTCCGTTGTGATAAAAGAATCCCCTTTTACAGGGCCTTATACTCATGTCGATTCAGGTTGAACGCTCGGGCTTTGACCCCACGGTGGGGTTTCAATACTACCTCTACTTCAAGCCACACATGGAGCAAGAGGGCGCGGATGTGCGTCAGCGCATTCCCGTGGAAGTTGCTGTGTCTGTAAGTGAAAGCGGCGACCTGGCAGA
This region of Terriglobales bacterium genomic DNA includes:
- a CDS encoding PAS domain S-box protein, coding for MAGKAQSPDEIRFPELSGADEVSLRLAAIVESSDDAIISKDLNGIVRSWNRAATRLFGWEPDEMIGRSILTIIPPELHHEEAEILRKLRNGERIEHYETVRIRKDGTRRDFSLTISPLKMADGRIVGASKIARDITERKRSDEIRLRLAAIVDSSEDAIISKDLNGIVRSWNPAATRMFGWQPEEIIGKSILALIPEFLHDEEVEILQQLRNGRHIEHYETKRLHRSGRLLDVSLTVSPMKDLNGRVIGASKIARDISDRKRMQQALIDSEKLAATGRMAAAIAHEINNPLEAVTNLAYLLTVDATLNETAQRYAKLLLQEIGRASAITKQTLGFYRDTGKPSDVHMRKLLDDVLEINRHRLCEKDIEIRREYQTEDLLFGYESELRQVFANLVLNAVDAMRPRGILRIRVSKDPSRNGAASRIRVSVGDNGSGMSSASRLKLFEPFYTTKGSSGNGLGLWISRGIVEKHGGKIKVWSRSGCIDSGTVFSVLLPQFDQERREKVAV
- a CDS encoding serine hydrolase, with the translated sequence MNHRRSWLVLILILVLTLTASAQSVPSDLDSWVDRTMKTFAVPGVAVAVVKDGKVLVAKGYGVRELGKPARVDEHTLFGIASNTKAFTSAALAMLVDEDKLAWNDPVTLHLPWFAIDDPYITHELTVRDTLSHRSGLGLGAGDLMFFPPSTLSRDEILRHARYLKPASSLRSKYAYNNLMFLAAGQIIPVIAGKSWDEFIKDRIFQPLGMTDSVTDTKSAITSSNHVVAHSKVDGKITPVGWQGMDNAGPAGSIASSVTDLSKWVMLQLNRGTTADGKKLFSEKRSAEMWTPTTIVPISKQPKVLAAATPNFMNYGMGWFLRDYHGRKLVYHTGGLVGQVSKVLLVPEENLGIIVLTNQEQGGAFESIVYHLLDHYLNLPKTDWIAAFREATDIKEKEAAETEQKAREARAAKSRPSLPLDQYSGDYKDAWYGLISIRPQEYGLVMKFENTPGMIGDLEHWQYDSFIVKWRDRTIPDAYLWFALKHDGSIESAKMAPVSPLADFSFDFQDLLLVPLPKLNVSITMVPK
- the hemQ gene encoding hydrogen peroxide-dependent heme synthase; amino-acid sequence: MTASNVRAEIARTQIPQVPLTIEGSSVLHQMMRFRWSEWRKLSASERQQITAEAAPVFEELEKQQSAVYSMLGHKGDFLFLHFRNSFDELNQVELRLAKLRLWDFLESQTSYVSMVELGLYDSSVKIYEALLARGVEPNTDEWTKEIQETLNRQRDAMRPRLYPEIPPARYLCFYPMDRKRGEAKNWYTLPIEERQRQMHEHGMVGRRYAGEVRQIITGSIGFDDWEWGVDLFADDPLVFKKLIYEMRFDEVSAIYAAFGSFFVGVRCPAKDLSRMLDGELPPRQ